A region from the Corynebacterium halotolerans YIM 70093 = DSM 44683 genome encodes:
- a CDS encoding dihydrofolate reductase family protein: MKIIYNTATTLNGFLATEDDSLQWLFDVGGQEPDMDAFLDSISVIVMGSTTYEWLLREMDLLNRPEKWREYYGDRTGFVFSSRELPVPAGVDIRVVNGTVPEILPEVRTAAGDSDVWVLGGGDLAGQFLDEDLLDEIVLTMAPVFLPAGRPLLPREVLSDRLHLRETRRTGRYVEVMLGVVKRGEPGQP; this comes from the coding sequence GTGAAGATCATCTACAACACCGCCACCACCCTCAACGGGTTCCTGGCCACCGAGGACGATTCCCTGCAGTGGCTCTTCGACGTCGGCGGTCAGGAACCCGACATGGACGCCTTCCTCGACTCGATCTCCGTCATCGTGATGGGATCGACCACCTACGAGTGGCTGCTGCGGGAGATGGACCTGCTCAATCGCCCGGAGAAGTGGCGCGAGTACTACGGCGACCGCACCGGCTTCGTGTTCTCCAGCCGGGAGCTTCCGGTCCCGGCGGGCGTGGACATCCGGGTGGTCAATGGCACCGTTCCGGAGATTCTCCCGGAAGTCCGCACGGCCGCCGGTGACAGCGATGTCTGGGTGCTCGGCGGCGGGGACCTGGCCGGTCAGTTCCTCGACGAGGATCTCCTCGACGAGATCGTGCTGACCATGGCCCCGGTCTTCCTCCCCGCGGGCCGGCCCCTGCTGCCGCGGGAGGTGCTCAGTGACCGGCTGCACCTGCGGGAGACACGGCGGACCGGACGCTACGTGGAGGTCATGCTCGGCGTCGTCAAGCGCGGGGAGCCCGGGCAGCCGTAG
- a CDS encoding YdcF family protein yields the protein MTPHPVLVLGSRTRGDRPGAILASRLERALPLIDAAGVAVVSGAGEAGVMAEWLIDHGVDAAAIREEPEATSTNENLEKAHALLPDTRCWTVVTSDFHVWRTRLWAWHLGIPVRVVSARTPTPRRGKMYLRECFALPHSTLRVLWRRWRARD from the coding sequence GTGACACCTCACCCGGTGCTCGTCCTGGGCAGCAGGACGAGAGGCGACCGTCCGGGGGCCATCCTCGCCTCCCGGCTGGAGCGCGCCCTACCGCTCATCGACGCCGCCGGCGTCGCCGTGGTCTCCGGCGCGGGGGAGGCCGGGGTCATGGCCGAGTGGCTGATCGACCACGGCGTCGACGCCGCCGCGATCCGCGAGGAACCCGAGGCCACCAGCACCAACGAGAACCTGGAGAAGGCCCACGCCCTCCTGCCGGACACGAGGTGCTGGACCGTGGTCACCAGTGACTTCCACGTGTGGCGCACCCGTCTGTGGGCCTGGCACCTCGGCATTCCCGTGCGCGTGGTCTCCGCCCGCACACCGACGCCCCGGCGGGGGAAGATGTACCTGCGCGAATGCTTCGCCCTGCCGCATTCGACGCTGCGCGTGCTGTGGCGGCGGTGGCGGGCCCGGGACTGA
- a CDS encoding MarR family winged helix-turn-helix transcriptional regulator, whose protein sequence is MPDDPIPHLEYENMVFGRHQALFTGRTTQEGGPLDQSAYVLLSLLRASGPASISELSAVTGLDASTLNRQTAALLRKGYAERIPDPEGGIARKFRNSTVGDEVLDEVRAATREKLAEILEDWSAGELATFTDLLGKMNRAIEKRTGRPWPRP, encoded by the coding sequence ATGCCCGACGATCCGATCCCCCACCTCGAGTACGAGAACATGGTCTTCGGCCGACACCAGGCCCTCTTCACCGGCCGGACCACACAGGAGGGCGGCCCACTCGACCAGAGTGCCTACGTACTCCTGAGCCTGCTCCGGGCCTCCGGACCGGCGAGCATCAGCGAGCTCAGCGCGGTCACCGGCCTGGACGCCTCCACCCTCAACCGGCAGACCGCCGCGCTGCTGCGGAAGGGGTACGCGGAACGCATCCCCGATCCGGAGGGCGGCATCGCCCGAAAGTTCCGCAACTCCACGGTCGGTGACGAGGTCCTCGACGAGGTGCGCGCCGCCACCCGGGAGAAGCTCGCCGAGATCCTGGAGGACTGGAGCGCCGGGGAACTGGCGACCTTCACCGACCTGCTGGGAAAGATGAACCGGGCCATCGAAAAGCGCACCGGGCGGCCCTGGCCGCGACCGTGA
- a CDS encoding NAD(P)H-binding protein: MNIAVTTPTGNVGSRVVRLLVQAGVRPVVLLRDAARLDAALRGRCEIREVDQGDTEAVVRATAGIDTLYWVNPPTDDDDPLAGSIRMGESAAAAVRENAISRVVFQSSGGAEARSGFGEIDGLGRTEELLDATGAHVTHLRCGYFFTNLLLDLESVQAGVLGTTLPVGHRMPWVDPRDIGDVAAARLLSTAWTGRHTLGVHGPADLSFAEAAAILSTALDRTVVAEEIPEAEAAEAMRAAGLTAAQIDAALGMFRGQRGFAPENPRALVTTTPTPLSAWAHAVLRPALAG, translated from the coding sequence GTGAACATCGCAGTGACCACGCCCACCGGAAACGTCGGCTCCCGGGTCGTGCGCCTGCTCGTGCAGGCCGGGGTAAGGCCCGTCGTCCTGCTGCGCGACGCCGCCCGTCTCGACGCCGCGTTGCGCGGACGCTGCGAGATCCGTGAGGTCGACCAGGGGGACACGGAGGCGGTGGTGCGTGCCACCGCAGGCATTGACACGCTGTACTGGGTGAACCCACCGACGGATGACGACGACCCCCTCGCCGGCTCCATCCGGATGGGGGAGTCGGCGGCCGCCGCCGTGCGGGAGAACGCCATTTCCCGGGTGGTCTTCCAGAGCAGCGGCGGGGCCGAGGCCCGCTCCGGTTTCGGGGAGATCGACGGGCTCGGGCGCACCGAGGAGCTGCTCGACGCGACGGGCGCGCACGTGACCCACCTGCGGTGCGGCTATTTCTTCACCAACCTGCTCCTGGACCTCGAATCCGTGCAGGCGGGGGTCCTGGGCACCACGCTTCCCGTCGGCCACCGCATGCCCTGGGTGGATCCCCGGGACATCGGGGATGTCGCCGCGGCCCGCCTGTTGTCCACCGCCTGGACCGGCCGCCACACCCTCGGCGTCCACGGCCCGGCGGACCTGTCCTTCGCGGAGGCCGCCGCGATCCTGAGCACCGCCCTCGACCGCACCGTCGTCGCCGAGGAGATTCCGGAGGCGGAGGCCGCGGAGGCCATGCGCGCGGCCGGTCTCACCGCGGCGCAGATCGACGCTGCCCTGGGCATGTTCCGCGGCCAGCGCGGCTTCGCCCCCGAAAATCCCCGCGCACTCGTCACCACGACGCCCACCCCCTTGAGCGCCTGGGCCCATGCGGTACTCCGGCCCGCCCTGGCGGGCTGA
- a CDS encoding carbohydrate ABC transporter permease, with the protein MATRARQIRRAAPLIAPALIVLAIVIGYPILRAVWLSFEANRGLDPSTGLFVQGGFAGLDNYLYWLTNRCMSPSGAVTTCPPGVLATDFWPAVRITLFFTVATVTLETVLGMIMALIMNGNYRGRSLVRAAVLIPWAIPTAVTAKLWQFIFAPQGIVNSMLGTDIAWTTDPWAARFAVIMADVWKTAPFMALLILAGLQMIPKEVYEAARVDGASRWQQFIRITLPLVRPALMVAVLFRTLDALRMYDLPVIMISSSSNSPTAVISQLVVEDMRQGNFNSASALSTLIFLLIFAVAFIMIRFMGADISGQRDTEKREIPVIGLIRRRLRKAEETTSDKVAAGKETFV; encoded by the coding sequence ATGGCCACCCGCGCGAGACAGATCCGGCGCGCCGCCCCGCTCATCGCCCCGGCGCTCATCGTGCTCGCCATCGTCATCGGGTACCCGATCCTGCGCGCCGTCTGGCTGTCGTTCGAGGCCAATCGGGGCCTCGACCCCAGCACCGGTCTCTTCGTCCAGGGCGGGTTCGCCGGGCTCGACAACTACCTGTACTGGCTGACCAACCGGTGCATGAGCCCGTCGGGGGCCGTGACCACCTGTCCGCCGGGCGTGCTCGCCACCGATTTCTGGCCGGCGGTGCGCATCACCCTGTTCTTCACGGTCGCCACCGTCACGCTCGAGACGGTGCTGGGCATGATCATGGCCCTGATCATGAACGGCAACTACCGCGGCCGCTCCCTGGTCCGTGCCGCGGTGCTCATCCCGTGGGCCATCCCCACCGCCGTGACCGCCAAGCTGTGGCAGTTCATCTTCGCCCCGCAGGGCATCGTGAACTCGATGCTGGGCACGGACATCGCCTGGACCACCGATCCGTGGGCGGCGCGCTTCGCCGTCATCATGGCCGACGTGTGGAAGACCGCGCCGTTCATGGCGCTGCTCATCCTCGCCGGCCTGCAGATGATCCCCAAGGAGGTCTACGAGGCCGCCCGTGTCGACGGCGCGTCGCGCTGGCAGCAGTTCATCCGCATCACCCTGCCGCTGGTCCGCCCCGCACTGATGGTGGCGGTACTCTTCCGCACCCTGGACGCCCTGCGCATGTACGACCTGCCGGTGATCATGATCTCCTCGTCCTCGAACTCGCCCACCGCGGTCATCTCCCAGCTGGTGGTCGAGGACATGCGGCAGGGCAACTTCAACTCGGCCTCGGCGCTGTCCACCCTGATCTTCCTGCTGATCTTCGCCGTCGCCTTCATCATGATCCGCTTCATGGGCGCCGACATCTCGGGCCAGCGGGACACGGAGAAACGGGAGATCCCGGTCATCGGGCTCATCAGACGCCGCCTCCGGAAAGCGGAGGAGACCACCTCGGACAAGGTCGCCGCAGGCAAGGAGACTTTCGTATGA
- the purE gene encoding 5-(carboxyamino)imidazole ribonucleotide mutase encodes MQPLVGLIMGSDSDWPTVEPAAQVLAEFGIPLEVGVVSAHRTPEKMLSYAKEAHGRGLKVIIACAGGAAHLPGMVAAATPLPVIGIPRALKDLDGLDSLLSIVQMPGGVPVATVSIGGAKNAGLLAVRILSAGIPELQDRMVAYQENMAAEVETKDENLRKKLMGE; translated from the coding sequence ATGCAACCTCTCGTCGGCCTGATCATGGGCTCGGACTCCGACTGGCCCACCGTCGAGCCCGCCGCGCAGGTGCTCGCCGAGTTCGGCATTCCCCTGGAGGTCGGGGTGGTCTCCGCCCACCGCACCCCGGAGAAGATGCTCTCCTACGCGAAGGAGGCCCACGGGCGCGGGCTGAAGGTGATCATCGCCTGCGCCGGCGGCGCCGCCCACCTACCGGGCATGGTCGCCGCCGCGACCCCGCTGCCGGTGATCGGCATCCCGCGCGCGCTCAAGGATCTCGACGGACTGGACTCGCTGCTGTCGATCGTCCAGATGCCCGGCGGCGTGCCGGTGGCCACCGTGTCCATCGGCGGGGCGAAGAACGCGGGCCTGCTGGCCGTGCGGATCCTCTCCGCCGGTATCCCCGAGCTGCAGGACAGAATGGTCGCCTACCAGGAGAACATGGCCGCCGAGGTGGAGACCAAGGACGAGAACCTGCGTAAGAAGCTGATGGGGGAGTGA
- a CDS encoding 5-(carboxyamino)imidazole ribonucleotide synthase produces the protein MTEPAGNPSAHAPGMPVVTVLGDGQLARMMQTEAIELGQSIRLLAGAPDSSAAQVAADVVIGDYTDLEDLRRAVAGADAVTFDHEHVPTEHLRTLIGEGVNVQPGPDALVNAQDKLVMRKKLRELGAPVPPFAALESVADAEEFWDAVDGAVCLKTRRGGYDGKGVWFPSSKEELRDLVADLLGRGMPLMAEKKVALTRELSAMVARTPSGRTAPWPVVESVQRNGVCAEAVSPAPGLSGELGSRARDLSVRIAEELGVTGVLAVELFEFTDANGQPDIAVNELAMRPHNTGHWTQDGCVTSQFEQHLRAVLDYPLGSTEPTAPVTVMANVLGADSDPELPMARRTVDVWTRFPEAKIHLYGKTHRPGRKIGHVNLSGSDEPRTRREAQLAAHYLVHAVWADGFVAE, from the coding sequence GTGACTGAACCCGCAGGTAACCCCAGTGCCCATGCCCCCGGAATGCCCGTCGTCACCGTCCTCGGTGACGGCCAGCTGGCCCGGATGATGCAGACCGAGGCCATCGAGCTCGGCCAGTCCATCCGCCTGCTGGCGGGCGCGCCGGACTCCTCGGCCGCCCAGGTCGCCGCCGACGTCGTCATCGGCGACTACACCGATCTCGAGGATCTGCGCCGCGCCGTCGCGGGTGCGGACGCCGTGACCTTCGATCACGAGCACGTGCCCACCGAGCACCTGCGCACCCTCATCGGGGAGGGCGTCAACGTCCAGCCCGGTCCCGACGCGCTCGTCAACGCCCAGGACAAGCTGGTCATGCGGAAGAAGCTGCGCGAACTCGGCGCCCCGGTCCCGCCGTTCGCCGCGCTCGAGTCCGTGGCCGACGCCGAGGAGTTCTGGGACGCCGTCGACGGCGCCGTGTGCCTGAAGACCCGCCGCGGCGGCTACGACGGCAAGGGCGTGTGGTTCCCGTCCTCGAAGGAGGAGCTGCGCGACCTGGTCGCCGACCTGCTCGGCCGCGGCATGCCGCTGATGGCGGAGAAGAAGGTCGCCCTGACCCGCGAGCTGTCCGCCATGGTCGCCCGCACCCCGTCGGGGAGGACCGCACCCTGGCCGGTCGTCGAGTCCGTGCAGCGCAACGGTGTCTGCGCCGAGGCCGTCTCCCCGGCCCCGGGCCTGTCCGGGGAACTGGGCTCCCGCGCCCGCGACCTGTCCGTGCGTATCGCCGAGGAACTCGGCGTGACCGGGGTGCTCGCCGTGGAGCTCTTCGAGTTCACCGACGCCAACGGCCAGCCCGACATCGCCGTCAATGAGCTGGCCATGCGCCCGCACAACACCGGCCACTGGACCCAGGACGGCTGCGTGACCAGCCAGTTCGAGCAGCACCTGCGGGCCGTACTGGACTACCCGCTCGGTTCGACCGAGCCGACCGCACCGGTGACCGTGATGGCCAACGTGCTCGGCGCCGACTCCGATCCGGAGCTGCCCATGGCCCGCCGCACGGTCGATGTCTGGACCCGCTTCCCGGAGGCGAAGATCCACCTCTACGGCAAGACGCACCGACCGGGCCGCAAGATCGGCCACGTCAACCTCTCCGGCTCGGACGAGCCGCGCACCCGCCGCGAGGCGCAGCTGGCCGCCCACTACCTGGTCCACGCGGTGTGGGCTGACGGGTTCGTGGCGGAGTAG
- a CDS encoding carbohydrate ABC transporter permease, with product MSARTRSTIGHYVGVVFIMIWGLAPFYWMVVVALRDPTFTFDTTPWPTHITLQNFRDALATDKGNDFLAAIGNSLIISLTTTVLAVLVGVFTAYALARVDFPGKGLVTGVILAASMFPGIALVTPLFQLFGDLGWIGTYRAMIIPNISFALPLTIYTLVSFFRQLPWELEEAARVDGASRGQAFRMVLLPLAAPALFTTAILAFIASWNEYMLAQQLSTTATEPVTVAIARFTGPSAFEYPYASTMAAGALVTIPLIIMVLIFQRRIVSGLTAGGVKA from the coding sequence ATGAGCGCGCGCACCCGTTCCACCATCGGCCACTACGTGGGCGTCGTCTTCATCATGATCTGGGGCCTGGCCCCGTTCTACTGGATGGTCGTCGTCGCCCTGCGCGATCCGACCTTCACCTTCGACACCACCCCGTGGCCCACCCACATCACGCTGCAGAACTTCCGCGACGCCCTGGCCACAGACAAGGGCAACGACTTCCTCGCCGCGATCGGCAACTCGCTGATCATCTCCCTGACGACGACCGTCCTGGCCGTCCTGGTCGGCGTGTTCACCGCCTACGCGCTGGCGCGGGTGGACTTCCCCGGCAAGGGCCTGGTCACCGGCGTCATCCTGGCGGCGTCGATGTTCCCCGGCATCGCCCTGGTCACCCCGCTGTTCCAGCTCTTCGGTGACCTGGGGTGGATCGGCACCTACCGCGCGATGATCATCCCCAACATCTCGTTCGCCCTGCCGTTGACGATCTACACGCTGGTCTCCTTCTTCCGTCAGCTGCCCTGGGAGCTGGAGGAGGCCGCCCGCGTGGACGGCGCCTCCCGGGGACAGGCCTTCCGGATGGTGCTGCTGCCGCTGGCCGCGCCGGCGTTGTTCACCACCGCGATCCTGGCCTTCATCGCCTCCTGGAACGAGTACATGCTCGCCCAGCAGCTGTCGACGACCGCCACTGAACCGGTGACCGTCGCCATCGCCCGTTTCACCGGGCCGAGCGCCTTCGAGTACCCGTACGCCTCCACCATGGCCGCCGGTGCGCTGGTGACCATCCCGCTGATCATCATGGTGCTGATCTTCCAGCGCCGGATCGTCTCCGGGCTGACCGCCGGCGGTGTGAAGGCCTAA